A portion of the Clupea harengus chromosome 18, Ch_v2.0.2, whole genome shotgun sequence genome contains these proteins:
- the anapc10 gene encoding anaphase-promoting complex subunit 10: MATAAKTPAGADPKQLERTGSVREIGSQAVWSLSSCKPGFGVDQLRDDNLETYWQSDGSQPHLVNIQFRRKTTVKMLCIYADYKSDESYTPSKISVRVGNNFHNLQEIRQLEMVEPSGWIHIPLCDVMKGPIRTFMIQIAVLANHQNGRDTHMRQIKVYTPVDDSSVGKFPRCTTVDFMMYRTIR, encoded by the exons ATGGCAACTGCTGCTAAGACTCCTGCGGGTGCGGATCCGAAACAGCTGGAGCGCACTGGGTCAGTGCGAGAGATTGGATCGCAGGCCGTTTGGTCCCTGTCGTCATGTAAACCCG ggtttggGGTGGATCAACTCCGAGATGATAATCTTGAGACTTACTGGCAGTCAGACGGATCCCAGCCCCATCTAGTCAATATTCAGTTCAG GAGGAAGACCACGGTGAAGATGTTATGCATCTATGCTGATTATAAGTCAGACGAGAGTTACACGCCCAGCAAGATCTCTGTCCGTGTGGGCAACAACTTCCACAATTTACAGGAGATCAGG cagCTGGAGATGGTGGAGCCCAGCGGGTGGATTCACATCCCCTTGTGTGACGTCATGAAGGGGCCCATCCGGACCTTCATGATCCAGATCGCAGTTCTGGCCAACCACCAGAACGGACGcgacacacacatgcgtcaGATCAAGGTCTACACGCCCGTGGATGACAGCTCTGTCGGCAAGTTCCCACGATGCACCACGGTGGATTTCATGATGTACCGGACTATCAGATAA